In one window of Streptomyces sp. FXJ1.172 DNA:
- the bldD gene encoding transcriptional regulator BldD yields MSSEYAKQLGAKLRAIRTQQGLSLHGVEEKSQGRWKAVVVGSYERGDRAVTVQRLAELADFYGVPVQELLPGTTPGGAAEPPPKLVLDLERLATVPAEKAGPLQRYAATIQSQRGDYNGKVLSIRQDDLRTLAVIYDQSPSVLTEQLISWGVLDADARRAVATHEEG; encoded by the coding sequence ATGTCCAGCGAATACGCCAAACAGCTCGGGGCCAAGCTCCGGGCCATCCGCACCCAGCAGGGCCTTTCCCTCCACGGTGTCGAGGAGAAGTCCCAGGGTCGCTGGAAGGCCGTGGTGGTCGGGTCGTACGAGCGTGGCGACCGTGCGGTGACCGTGCAGCGGCTCGCCGAGCTGGCCGATTTCTATGGTGTTCCGGTGCAGGAGCTGCTGCCGGGCACGACGCCGGGCGGCGCCGCCGAGCCGCCGCCGAAGCTGGTCCTGGACCTGGAGCGGCTGGCCACGGTGCCGGCCGAGAAGGCGGGCCCGCTTCAGCGCTACGCGGCGACGATCCAGTCCCAGCGTGGTGACTACAACGGCAAGGTGCTCTCCATCCGCCAGGACGACCTGCGCACACTCGCCGTCATCTACGACCAGTCCCCCTCGGTGCTGACCGAACAGCTGATCAGCTGGGGTGTCCTGGACGCGGACGCGCGCCGCGCGGTGGCCACGCACGAAGAGGGCTGA
- a CDS encoding aminopeptidase P family protein: MSEVYATRRSRLRDHFTAAGTAAALVTRPANVRYLAAAAPQGSALLLGKREDLLVCAGPPDDRPYEGRPDENLRLHVLPPNGGDAAVVAADLAVAQDADSLALEEHHLTVARHRAVRAVAPGLRLGDLGGAVEQLRVVKDEEEISCLRIGAEIADQALGELLESILVGRTERHLALELERRLVDHGADGPAFPTSVATGPNSGRPGHRPTDRRVEEGDFLSVCLGATYRGYRCEIGRTFVIGTSPADWQVELYDLVFAAQRAGRESLAPGAAHRDVDRAARQVLDSAGYAEALSPSTGHGVGLEIDEDPQLAPASMGKLDACVPVTVEPGVHLPGRGGVRIDDTLVVRPEADGGPELLTITTKELLAL; this comes from the coding sequence ATGTCAGAGGTGTACGCGACCCGTCGGTCCCGGCTGAGAGACCACTTCACCGCGGCCGGCACCGCGGCAGCGCTCGTCACCCGCCCGGCCAACGTGCGCTACCTCGCCGCCGCGGCCCCGCAGGGTTCCGCCCTGCTGCTCGGCAAGCGCGAGGATCTCCTCGTCTGCGCCGGCCCGCCCGACGACCGCCCCTACGAGGGCCGGCCAGACGAGAACCTGCGCCTGCACGTCCTCCCCCCGAACGGCGGCGACGCGGCGGTCGTGGCGGCGGACCTGGCCGTGGCCCAGGACGCCGACTCCCTGGCCCTCGAGGAACACCACCTCACGGTCGCCCGGCACAGAGCCGTCCGCGCCGTAGCCCCCGGACTGCGCCTCGGCGACCTCGGCGGAGCCGTCGAGCAGCTCAGGGTGGTCAAGGACGAGGAGGAGATCTCCTGCCTCCGCATCGGCGCCGAGATCGCCGACCAGGCCCTCGGCGAGCTGCTGGAGTCCATCCTGGTCGGCCGTACCGAACGGCACCTCGCGCTGGAGCTGGAGCGCCGCCTGGTCGACCACGGCGCCGACGGACCGGCCTTCCCCACCTCCGTGGCGACCGGCCCGAACTCCGGCCGGCCCGGTCACCGCCCCACCGACCGCCGGGTGGAGGAGGGCGACTTCCTCTCCGTGTGCCTGGGCGCGACCTATCGCGGCTACCGCTGCGAGATCGGCCGTACCTTCGTGATCGGTACGTCGCCCGCCGACTGGCAGGTCGAGCTGTACGACCTGGTCTTCGCCGCCCAGCGCGCCGGGCGCGAGTCCCTGGCGCCCGGTGCCGCCCACCGTGACGTGGACCGCGCGGCACGCCAGGTGCTGGACTCGGCCGGCTATGCGGAGGCACTGTCACCGTCGACCGGACACGGCGTCGGACTCGAAATCGACGAGGACCCGCAGTTGGCGCCCGCGTCCATGGGTAAACTGGACGCTTGCGTGCCGGTCACCGTCGAACCGGGGGTCCACCTCCCGGGCCGGGGCGGCGTCCGGATCGATGACACGCTCGTCGTACGCCCCGAGGCGGACGGCGGACCCGAGCTACTCACCATCACGACCAAGGAGCTGCTCGCCCTCTAG
- the nusB gene encoding transcription antitermination factor NusB translates to MAARNTARKRAFQILFEGDQRGADVLTVLADWVRLSRSDTRQPPVSEYTMQLVEGYAKHARRIDELIAQYAVGWTLDRMPVVDRNILRLGAYELIWVDETPDAVVLDEMVQLAKEFSTDESPSFVNGLLGRLKELKPSLRREEA, encoded by the coding sequence GTGGCTGCTCGCAACACGGCCCGCAAGCGCGCCTTCCAGATCCTCTTCGAGGGCGACCAGCGCGGCGCCGACGTCCTGACGGTCCTCGCCGACTGGGTCCGGCTGTCCCGGTCCGACACCCGGCAGCCCCCGGTCAGCGAGTACACGATGCAGCTGGTCGAGGGCTACGCCAAGCACGCGAGGCGCATCGACGAGCTGATCGCCCAGTACGCGGTCGGCTGGACGCTCGACCGGATGCCGGTCGTGGACCGCAACATCCTGCGGCTGGGCGCGTACGAGCTGATCTGGGTCGACGAGACCCCGGACGCCGTCGTCCTGGACGAGATGGTGCAGCTGGCGAAGGAGTTCTCCACGGACGAGTCGCCCTCGTTCGTCAACGGCCTGCTGGGCCGTCTGAAGGAGCTGAAGCCCTCGCTGCGCCGCGAGGAGGCGTAA
- a CDS encoding shikimate dehydrogenase, which yields MPHRATDARRAAVLGSPIAHSLSPVLHRAAYDELGLTDWSYDRFEIDEAGLPGFFETLGPQWAGLSLTMPLKRAVIPLLDEISDTAASVDAVNTVVFTEDGRRVGDNTDIPGMVAALREHGVEQVDSAAILGAGATASSALAALARICTGDITVYVRSEARAAEMRQWGERLDVDIRTADWADAGQALRAPLVIATTPAGTTDALAAAVPERPATLFDVLYEPWPTELAARWSMFGGAVVGGLDLLVHQAVLQVERMTGRSPAPLEAMRHAGEKALAAR from the coding sequence CCCGCCGCGCCGCCGTGCTCGGGTCGCCCATCGCCCACTCCCTCTCCCCGGTGCTGCACCGGGCGGCGTACGACGAACTCGGGCTCACCGACTGGTCGTACGACCGCTTCGAGATCGACGAGGCCGGCCTGCCCGGCTTCTTCGAGACGCTCGGACCGCAGTGGGCGGGGCTGTCCCTGACCATGCCGCTCAAGCGGGCGGTCATCCCGCTGCTGGACGAGATCAGCGACACGGCCGCCTCCGTCGACGCGGTCAACACCGTCGTCTTCACCGAGGACGGCCGCCGCGTCGGCGACAACACCGACATCCCGGGCATGGTGGCCGCGCTGCGCGAGCACGGCGTCGAGCAGGTCGACTCCGCCGCGATCCTCGGTGCCGGTGCCACCGCCTCCTCCGCCCTCGCCGCCCTCGCCCGGATCTGCACCGGCGACATCACCGTCTACGTCCGCAGCGAGGCCCGTGCCGCCGAGATGCGGCAGTGGGGCGAACGGCTCGACGTGGACATCCGCACGGCGGACTGGGCGGACGCCGGGCAGGCGCTGCGCGCGCCCCTGGTGATCGCCACCACGCCGGCCGGCACCACCGACGCCCTGGCCGCCGCCGTACCCGAACGCCCGGCCACCCTCTTCGACGTGCTCTACGAGCCCTGGCCCACCGAGCTGGCGGCCCGCTGGTCCATGTTCGGCGGTGCCGTGGTCGGCGGCCTCGACCTGCTGGTCCACCAGGCCGTCCTCCAGGTCGAGCGGATGACCGGCCGCTCCCCGGCGCCCCTGGAGGCGATGCGGCACGCCGGCGAGAAGGCGCTCGCCGCCCGCTGA
- the aroB gene encoding 3-dehydroquinate synthase: protein MSEAVTRIQVAGTAGTEPYEVLVGRQLLGELGGLIGRQARRVAVIHPEALAETGDALRADLAEQGYEAVAIQVPNAEEAKTAEVAAYCWKALGQSNFTRSDVIVGVGGGASTDLAGFVAATWLRGVRWIAIPTTVLAMVDAAVGGKTGINTAEGKNLVGAFHPPAGVLCDLAALDSLAVNDYVSGLAEVIKAGFIADPVILDLIESDPEGARSPAGPHTAELIERSIRVKAEVVSCDLKESGLREILNYGHTLGHAIEKNERYTWRHGAAVAVGMHFAAELGRLAGRLDDATADRHRTVLEAVGLPLHYRYDQWPKLLETMKVDKKSRGDRLRFIVLDGLAKPTVLESPDPAVLLAAYGEVGQ, encoded by the coding sequence ATGAGCGAGGCAGTCACGCGGATCCAGGTCGCCGGCACGGCGGGCACCGAGCCGTACGAGGTGCTGGTCGGCCGCCAACTCCTCGGTGAGCTGGGCGGATTGATCGGCCGGCAGGCCCGGCGGGTCGCGGTGATCCACCCGGAGGCACTGGCCGAGACCGGTGACGCGCTCCGTGCCGACCTGGCCGAGCAGGGCTACGAGGCCGTCGCCATCCAGGTGCCCAACGCCGAGGAGGCGAAGACCGCCGAGGTCGCCGCCTACTGCTGGAAGGCGCTCGGCCAGTCCAACTTCACCCGCTCCGACGTGATCGTCGGCGTGGGCGGCGGCGCGAGCACGGACCTCGCCGGTTTCGTGGCCGCGACCTGGCTGCGCGGGGTCCGCTGGATCGCCATCCCGACCACGGTCCTCGCCATGGTGGACGCGGCGGTCGGCGGCAAGACCGGCATCAACACCGCCGAGGGCAAGAACCTCGTCGGCGCGTTCCATCCGCCGGCCGGCGTCCTGTGCGACCTCGCCGCGCTGGACTCCCTCGCGGTCAACGACTACGTCTCCGGGCTCGCGGAGGTCATCAAGGCCGGTTTCATCGCCGACCCGGTGATCCTGGACCTGATCGAGTCCGACCCCGAGGGCGCCCGCAGCCCGGCGGGCCCGCACACGGCCGAGCTGATCGAGCGCTCGATCCGTGTGAAGGCCGAGGTCGTCTCCTGCGACCTGAAGGAATCGGGTCTGCGGGAGATCCTCAACTACGGCCACACGCTGGGCCATGCCATCGAGAAGAACGAGCGCTACACGTGGCGGCACGGCGCCGCGGTCGCGGTCGGCATGCACTTCGCCGCCGAACTGGGCCGTCTGGCGGGCCGGTTGGACGACGCGACGGCGGACCGGCACCGTACGGTCCTCGAGGCGGTCGGCCTGCCGCTGCACTACCGCTACGACCAGTGGCCCAAGCTGCTGGAGACGATGAAGGTCGACAAGAAGTCCCGCGGCGACCGGCTGCGCTTCATCGTCCTCGACGGCCTGGCCAAGCCGACGGTCCTGGAGAGCCCGGACCCGGCCGTGCTGCTCGCCGCGTACGGCGAGGTCGGTCAGTAA
- a CDS encoding shikimate kinase — MSAVPAVVLVGPMGVGKSTVGQLLAERLGVGYRDTDDDIVAAEGRTIAEIFVDEGEPAFRAIEKRAVATALAGHEGVLALGGGAVLDADTRALLAGHRVVYLSMHVDEAVKRTGLNAARPLLAVNPRKQWRELMEARRHLYEEVATVVVPTDGRTPEEVTQQALEALELKKA; from the coding sequence GTGAGCGCCGTGCCTGCGGTCGTGCTGGTCGGCCCGATGGGCGTCGGCAAGTCCACCGTCGGACAGCTGCTGGCCGAGCGCCTCGGTGTCGGCTACCGCGACACCGACGACGACATCGTCGCCGCAGAGGGCCGCACCATCGCCGAGATCTTCGTCGACGAGGGCGAGCCCGCCTTCCGGGCGATCGAGAAGCGGGCGGTCGCCACCGCTCTCGCCGGGCACGAGGGCGTCCTCGCGCTCGGCGGCGGCGCCGTCCTCGACGCCGACACCCGCGCACTGCTCGCCGGGCACCGCGTGGTCTACCTCTCGATGCACGTGGACGAGGCCGTCAAGCGCACCGGCCTGAACGCGGCCCGCCCGCTGCTCGCGGTCAACCCGCGCAAGCAGTGGCGCGAGCTGATGGAGGCCCGGCGGCACCTGTACGAGGAGGTCGCGACGGTCGTCGTACCGACCGATGGCCGCACCCCCGAAGAGGTCACCCAACAGGCCTTGGAAGCACTGGAGTTGAAGAAGGCATGA
- the efp gene encoding elongation factor P, translating into MASTNDLKNGMVLKLEGGQLWSVVEFQHVKPGKGPAFVRTKLKNVLSGKVVDKTFNAGVKVETATVDKRDMQFSYMEGDYFVFMDMETYDQLHIDRKTVGDAANFLIEGFEATVARHEGEVLYVELPAAVELVIKETEPGVQGDRSTGGTKPATLETGHQIQVPLFITTGEKIKVDTRTSDYLGRVNS; encoded by the coding sequence GTGGCTTCCACGAACGACCTCAAGAACGGCATGGTGCTCAAGCTCGAAGGCGGCCAGCTCTGGTCCGTCGTCGAGTTCCAGCACGTCAAGCCCGGCAAGGGCCCGGCCTTCGTGCGCACCAAGCTGAAGAACGTGCTGTCCGGCAAGGTGGTCGACAAGACCTTCAACGCCGGCGTCAAGGTCGAGACGGCCACTGTCGACAAGCGCGACATGCAGTTCTCGTACATGGAGGGCGACTACTTCGTCTTCATGGACATGGAGACCTACGACCAGCTGCACATCGACCGGAAGACCGTCGGCGACGCCGCGAACTTCCTGATCGAGGGCTTCGAGGCCACCGTCGCCCGCCACGAGGGCGAGGTCCTCTACGTCGAGCTGCCGGCCGCCGTCGAGCTGGTCATCAAGGAGACCGAGCCCGGCGTCCAGGGCGACCGCTCCACCGGTGGCACCAAGCCCGCCACCCTGGAGACCGGCCACCAGATCCAGGTCCCGCTCTTCATCACCACCGGTGAGAAGATCAAGGTCGACACCCGCACGAGCGACTACCTCGGCCGGGTGAACAGCTAA
- the aroC gene encoding chorismate synthase — MSRLRWLTAGESHGPALVATLEGLPAGVPITTEMVADHLARRRLGYGRGARMKFERDEITFLGGVRHGLTLGSPVAIMVGNTEWPKWEQVMAADPVDPEVLAGLARNAPLTRPRPGHADLAGMQKYGFDEARPILERASARETAARVALGAVARSYLKETTGIEIVSHVVELASAKAPQGVYPTPADVERLDADPVRCLDADASKAMVAEIDQAHKDGDTLGGVVEILAYGVPVGLGSHVHWDRKLDARLAGALMGIQAIKGVEIGDGFELARVPGSQAHDEIVKTDEGIRRVSGRSGGTEGGLSTGELLRVRAAMKPIATVPRALQTVDVTTGEAAQAHHQRSDVSAVPAAGIVAEAMVALVLADAVAEKFGGDSVAETRRNVRSYLDNLRIR; from the coding sequence TTGAGCAGGCTGCGTTGGCTGACCGCGGGAGAGTCCCACGGTCCCGCACTTGTCGCGACGCTGGAGGGCCTTCCCGCCGGCGTGCCGATCACCACGGAGATGGTGGCGGACCACCTCGCGCGGCGGCGGCTCGGCTATGGCCGCGGTGCGCGGATGAAGTTCGAGCGTGACGAGATCACCTTTCTCGGTGGCGTCCGGCACGGTCTGACACTCGGCTCCCCGGTCGCGATCATGGTGGGCAACACCGAGTGGCCCAAGTGGGAGCAGGTCATGGCGGCCGACCCGGTCGACCCCGAGGTGCTGGCCGGGCTCGCCCGCAACGCGCCGCTGACCCGCCCGCGCCCCGGCCACGCCGACCTCGCCGGCATGCAGAAGTACGGCTTCGACGAGGCCCGCCCGATCCTGGAGCGCGCCTCCGCCCGCGAGACCGCCGCCCGGGTGGCGCTCGGCGCGGTCGCCCGGTCGTACCTGAAGGAGACGACGGGCATCGAGATCGTCTCGCACGTGGTCGAGCTGGCCTCCGCCAAGGCCCCGCAGGGCGTCTACCCGACCCCGGCCGACGTCGAGCGGCTGGACGCCGACCCGGTGCGCTGCCTGGACGCGGACGCCTCGAAGGCGATGGTCGCGGAGATCGACCAGGCCCACAAGGACGGCGACACCCTCGGTGGCGTGGTCGAGATCCTGGCCTACGGTGTGCCCGTCGGCCTCGGCTCCCACGTGCACTGGGACCGCAAGCTGGACGCCCGGCTGGCGGGCGCGCTCATGGGTATCCAGGCGATCAAGGGCGTCGAGATCGGCGACGGCTTCGAGCTGGCCCGGGTGCCCGGCTCGCAGGCGCACGACGAGATCGTGAAGACCGACGAGGGCATCAGGCGGGTCTCCGGCCGGTCCGGCGGCACCGAGGGCGGCCTGAGCACCGGCGAGCTGCTGCGCGTGCGCGCCGCGATGAAGCCGATCGCGACCGTGCCGCGGGCCCTGCAGACGGTCGACGTCACCACCGGCGAGGCGGCCCAGGCGCACCACCAGCGCTCCGACGTCTCCGCGGTGCCGGCCGCCGGCATCGTCGCCGAGGCCATGGTCGCGCTGGTGCTGGCCGACGCGGTCGCGGAGAAGTTCGGCGGCGACAGCGTGGCCGAGACCCGCCGCAACGTGCGGTCGTACCTCGACAACCTCCGCATCCGGTGA